In one window of Massilibacterium senegalense DNA:
- a CDS encoding DUF1385 domain-containing protein, with amino-acid sequence MSQHSQPNYGGQAVIEGVMFGGKHTFVTAVRTKDQSIVYYEVEKKEQPRMKKLKKIPFLRGVVALIEASANGSKHLNFSSEQYDEDNGVEKKEPSKLRLYLGVAVIGILSFIFGKLIFTVVPALLAEWMRPIFPGHLLQNIVEGLIKFTLLLLYIYVISLTPLIKRVFQYHGAEHKVINTFEHNKPLTVEQVKKHSRLHYRCGSSFILFTVFVGMVIYYFVPSEPLSTRILYRIALIPVVLGVAYEVLQATNKVRNIPLLRFLGYPGLMLQLLTTKEPTDDQMEVAIHSFNQMRIRDLEIEQSLKETSL; translated from the coding sequence ATGTCTCAACACTCACAACCAAATTATGGTGGGCAAGCAGTGATTGAAGGTGTTATGTTCGGAGGAAAACATACCTTTGTCACCGCTGTCCGAACAAAAGATCAGTCTATCGTCTATTACGAAGTAGAAAAAAAAGAGCAACCACGGATGAAAAAGCTAAAAAAAATTCCATTTCTTCGCGGTGTTGTTGCACTCATCGAAGCAAGTGCAAATGGTTCCAAACATTTAAATTTTTCTAGTGAACAGTACGATGAAGATAATGGCGTTGAAAAAAAAGAGCCATCCAAATTACGTTTATATTTAGGTGTTGCAGTAATCGGGATTTTATCTTTCATTTTTGGTAAACTTATTTTTACAGTAGTTCCAGCTTTATTGGCTGAATGGATGCGACCAATTTTTCCAGGGCACTTACTACAAAATATCGTCGAGGGACTTATTAAATTTACCTTACTTCTTCTTTACATTTATGTTATTTCCTTAACCCCTTTGATTAAACGAGTATTTCAGTACCACGGGGCAGAACATAAAGTGATTAACACATTTGAACATAACAAGCCGCTCACTGTAGAACAGGTAAAAAAACATTCTCGCCTTCATTACCGATGTGGAAGTAGCTTTATTTTATTCACTGTATTTGTTGGAATGGTTATTTATTATTTTGTTCCATCTGAACCACTTTCGACACGTATTTTATATCGTATCGCACTTATCCCTGTAGTATTAGGTGTTGCATATGAAGTATTACAAGCAACAAACAAAGTTCGTAACATTCCTTTATTGCGTTTTTTAGGATACCCAGGGTTAATGTTGCAACTATTAACAACGAAAGAACCGACAGATGATCAAATGGAAGTTGCTATCCATTCGTTCAACCAAATGCGAATTCGCGATTTAGAAATCGAACAATCACTAAAAGAAACAAGCTTATAA
- a CDS encoding SA1362 family protein gives MNRRSAFLLYVIVMLLAIIGFGYQVITNPKQLVITLITFSIVGVILFFIFKKIVNAQMNGPRNSEQAAYKKAVKQSKQLHGTKDEKKSVTTKPNSMLHPFKTSNKNKPLRHRKDVPFTVIEGNKGKKNKKNQASN, from the coding sequence ATGAATCGTCGATCAGCATTCCTTTTATATGTAATAGTTATGTTATTAGCGATTATTGGTTTTGGGTATCAAGTCATTACTAATCCAAAACAACTAGTTATAACATTGATAACTTTTTCCATCGTTGGAGTTATTTTGTTTTTTATTTTCAAAAAAATAGTGAATGCACAAATGAATGGACCAAGAAATTCAGAACAAGCTGCTTATAAAAAGGCAGTAAAACAATCGAAACAATTGCACGGCACGAAAGACGAAAAGAAAAGTGTCACTACCAAACCAAATTCAATGCTTCATCCATTCAAAACATCCAATAAAAACAAACCTTTACGCCATCGAAAAGACGTACCTTTTACTGTAATAGAAGGAAACAAAGGAAAGAAAAATAAAAAGAATCAAGCATCAAATTAA
- a CDS encoding patatin-like phospholipase family protein, whose product MITLEIDVVFSGGGMKGLAFIGAIEALEKKQVTYRKIIGSSAGALIGSFLAAGYTSTELKKVALEVKKTDFLEKNQTKYSWQKWVRMYYQLGLYKGDQLETWIKKRLEEKKVFSFSDLQTVQLKIIVSDLTRRKIVVIPDDLGEYGIRKEDFPVAKAIRMSCSIPYIFEPVRLKAAKNEYFFVDGGVLSHFPYWLLNEERRPNIGFYIGKQKKGVSSIQNNIDYFHALVDTMLHAHDIRYVNKFAKNNTVFLPIDHVQATHFSITEKEKKALFELGKVHTETFLQHWP is encoded by the coding sequence GTGATCACGCTGGAGATTGATGTCGTGTTTTCTGGTGGAGGTATGAAAGGTCTTGCGTTTATTGGGGCAATAGAAGCGCTCGAAAAAAAACAAGTGACATACCGAAAAATCATCGGTTCTAGTGCAGGTGCTCTTATTGGCAGTTTTTTAGCAGCAGGTTATACGTCTACCGAATTAAAGAAGGTAGCACTAGAAGTGAAAAAAACTGATTTTCTTGAAAAAAATCAAACGAAATACAGTTGGCAAAAGTGGGTTAGAATGTACTACCAATTAGGATTATATAAAGGAGATCAACTAGAAACATGGATAAAAAAAAGGCTGGAAGAAAAAAAAGTATTTTCTTTTTCTGATTTACAAACAGTACAATTAAAGATTATTGTGTCTGATTTAACACGAAGAAAAATAGTCGTAATTCCAGATGATTTAGGAGAGTATGGGATTCGGAAAGAAGATTTTCCTGTCGCAAAAGCCATTCGAATGAGTTGTAGCATTCCGTATATTTTTGAACCAGTACGATTAAAAGCTGCTAAGAATGAGTATTTCTTTGTAGATGGTGGTGTTTTGAGTCATTTTCCGTATTGGTTATTAAATGAAGAAAGAAGGCCTAATATCGGTTTTTATATTGGAAAACAAAAGAAGGGTGTTTCATCGATTCAAAATAATATTGATTACTTTCATGCGTTAGTAGATACGATGCTCCACGCCCATGATATTCGTTATGTGAATAAATTTGCTAAAAATAATACAGTGTTTTTACCGATTGATCACGTCCAAGCGACGCATTTTTCCATTACAGAAAAAGAAAAAAAAGCACTTTTCGAACTTGGAAAAGTGCATACAGAAACATTCTTGCAACATTGGCCTTAA
- the mntR gene encoding transcriptional regulator MntR encodes MPTPSMEDYIEQIYLLIQDKGYARVSDIAEALHVHPSSVTKMVQKLDRSEYLIYEKYRGLILTQKGKKVGKRLVDRHELLEDFLRIIGVNEEIIYDDVEGIEHHLSWETLERIGNVVEYFEEDEIRHKELLSIQQKNEMEKES; translated from the coding sequence ATGCCGACACCAAGTATGGAAGATTATATTGAACAAATTTATTTGCTAATTCAAGATAAAGGTTATGCTCGCGTATCAGATATAGCAGAAGCATTGCATGTTCACCCTTCTTCAGTTACAAAAATGGTTCAAAAATTAGATCGAAGTGAATATTTAATTTATGAAAAATATCGGGGATTAATTTTAACACAAAAAGGAAAAAAAGTTGGAAAACGGCTCGTCGATCGTCACGAATTGTTAGAGGATTTTTTACGAATTATCGGCGTCAATGAAGAAATTATTTATGATGATGTAGAAGGAATTGAACATCACTTAAGTTGGGAAACGTTAGAGAGAATCGGGAACGTGGTGGAATATTTTGAAGAGGATGAAATACGACACAAAGAATTGCTAAGCATTCAACAAAAAAATGAAATGGAAAAAGAATCGTAA